The Niastella koreensis GR20-10 genome includes a window with the following:
- a CDS encoding MBL fold metallo-hydrolase gives MFIKQLYTGCLSEAAYYIESDGVAAIVDPLRDIDSYLQLARERNAEIKYIFETHFHADFVSGHLDLQKATGAPIVYGPKTETNFPIHLAKDGESFPLGKASIEVLHTPGHTVESTCYLLRDENGKAHAVFTGDTLFVGEVGRPDLSSGNLDKYELASMLFDSLTQKIATLPDDVVVYPAHGPGSNCGKNLGPATTSTIGEEKQNNYALQPQTMDEFIKAVLADLPAAPLYFPINAKINKEGYDSLEKILETALTPLSVADLKKWLANEDNILLDTRSAGEFTKGFVPGSISIGLEGRFAEWAGSLLPFDKPIVLVTDEGMERESVVRLARVGFSQINGYLAGGVEAWRNAGEDVDLIIDVEVDELAMDLPYDDHLVAIDVRRETEFADGHIRGAVNIPLNDLIDPGSMANIEENQNLYLYCGSGYRSVIAASLMKRQGIHNLRNVLGGFNAIRLQQGIEIVKDNSVLN, from the coding sequence ATGTTTATTAAGCAACTGTATACCGGCTGTTTGAGTGAAGCAGCCTATTACATTGAAAGTGATGGCGTTGCGGCCATTGTTGACCCCCTCAGGGACATTGACAGTTATCTTCAGCTTGCCCGGGAACGGAATGCTGAGATCAAATACATTTTTGAAACCCATTTTCACGCCGACTTTGTAAGCGGCCACCTCGATCTGCAAAAAGCAACCGGTGCGCCCATTGTTTACGGTCCTAAAACCGAGACCAATTTTCCCATTCACCTGGCAAAAGACGGTGAAAGCTTTCCTTTAGGCAAGGCTTCCATTGAGGTACTGCATACCCCCGGCCATACGGTGGAAAGCACCTGTTACCTGTTACGTGATGAGAACGGGAAAGCCCATGCCGTATTTACCGGTGATACTTTATTTGTAGGCGAAGTAGGCCGGCCCGACCTGAGCAGCGGTAATCTGGATAAGTACGAACTGGCATCCATGCTGTTCGATTCCTTAACGCAAAAGATTGCCACCCTGCCCGATGATGTAGTGGTATACCCGGCCCATGGACCTGGCAGCAACTGCGGCAAAAACCTGGGCCCCGCCACTACAAGCACCATCGGCGAAGAAAAGCAAAACAACTATGCCCTGCAGCCCCAAACGATGGATGAGTTCATAAAGGCCGTATTAGCCGATTTACCGGCCGCTCCATTGTACTTTCCCATCAATGCGAAAATCAATAAAGAGGGCTATGACAGCCTCGAGAAGATACTGGAGACGGCGCTAACTCCTTTGAGCGTGGCCGATCTTAAGAAATGGCTGGCAAATGAAGATAACATTCTGCTCGATACCCGCAGCGCCGGCGAATTTACCAAAGGTTTTGTGCCCGGTTCAATAAGCATTGGTTTGGAAGGCCGCTTTGCAGAATGGGCCGGTAGTTTATTACCGTTTGATAAACCTATTGTACTGGTAACAGATGAAGGCATGGAAAGAGAAAGCGTGGTGCGCCTGGCACGGGTTGGTTTTTCGCAAATAAATGGTTACCTGGCCGGTGGGGTAGAAGCCTGGCGTAATGCGGGCGAAGATGTTGACCTGATCATCGATGTGGAAGTTGATGAACTGGCGATGGACCTGCCATACGACGATCACCTGGTAGCGATCGACGTACGTCGCGAAACCGAATTTGCAGATGGGCATATCCGCGGCGCCGTAAACATTCCTTTAAACGATCTTATCGATCCTGGTTCCATGGCCAATATTGAGGAGAACCAGAACTTATATCTCTACTGCGGTAGTGGTTACCGTAGTGTAATAGCCGCATCGCTCATGAAACGTCAGGGGATACACAACCTGCGGAATGTATTGGGTGGTTTTAACGCAATTCGTTTACAGCAAGGTATTGAGATCGTGAAAGACAACAGTGTCTTAAACTAA
- a CDS encoding response regulator, with product MLKTNASVAIVNDHILLRNGLANLIRGLETYAILFEANNGKDFIKHLQPRYLPDIVLQDINTPERDGYETALWLKRNYPGIKILALSQYDNEHSIIRMMKNGSKGYILKDIDPLQFRRALDSLMRKGFHYSELISGKLIHAVSQLDESEEALKSIVSLNAREIDFLKLVCSEMTYKEIAEKMYLSARTIDGYRDNLFEKLNVKSRVGLVLFAIKNNIVTI from the coding sequence ATGCTTAAGACTAATGCCAGCGTGGCTATTGTAAATGACCACATTCTGCTACGCAACGGACTCGCCAATCTTATCCGCGGCCTCGAAACCTACGCTATCCTTTTTGAGGCAAACAACGGAAAAGATTTTATCAAACATCTACAGCCCAGGTACTTACCGGACATTGTATTACAGGACATCAATACGCCGGAAAGAGATGGTTACGAAACTGCCCTTTGGCTTAAACGTAATTACCCGGGTATCAAGATCCTTGCTTTATCGCAATACGATAACGAGCATTCGATTATTCGAATGATGAAAAATGGCAGCAAAGGTTATATTCTGAAAGATATTGACCCTTTGCAATTCCGCAGGGCGCTTGATTCACTTATGCGAAAAGGTTTTCACTACTCGGAATTGATCTCTGGTAAATTAATTCATGCTGTTAGTCAATTAGATGAATCGGAAGAGGCACTAAAAAGTATTGTTTCACTGAACGCGCGGGAAATTGATTTCCTGAAGTTGGTTTGCTCAGAAATGACCTACAAGGAGATTGCTGAAAAAATGTACCTGAGCGCCCGCACGATAGATGGCTATCGCGACAATTTATTTGAAAAGTTGAATGTCAAGAGCAGGGTTGGATTGGTATTGTTTGCTATTAAGAATAATATCGTGACCATATAA
- a CDS encoding RapZ C-terminal domain-containing protein has protein sequence MQSIIDGINKLYSEWSGAACDRIEILPQSGSDRRYFRIHASKGTAIATHGHNIPENETFLYFSQHFYNQQLPVPEIYALGEDKTIYLQQDLGDVSLLNRLEAEGFTENIYDLFKKSLHQLALLQIKGHQGLDYTRCLTNQEFGKQAIMADLLYFKYYFLDALRKPYDKQKLIDDFEALSTYLTHTEYKYFMFRDFQSRNILVSPGDAVHFIDYQGGMQGAPQYDVASMIWQARANLPDDWKDSLLNDYIDSFEQIVNEQVNRDLFKSQYNGYVLIRLLQVLGAYGFRGLFERKAQFLTSIPQALKNLRSFINDQSLGIAVPEFSKVLQMCVSDEIIDRFTPLVADEETPLVVKVHSFSYKKGIPQDSSGNGGGYVFDCRGILNPGRIEQFKSQTGRDKGVKDYLEQQTRMTEFLNSVFDIVDISVEDYIRRGFESLSVNFGCTGGQHRSVYAADALARHLRNKFKVKVELKHVEQEAKNWVNG, from the coding sequence ATGCAATCAATAATCGACGGAATCAATAAGCTCTACAGTGAGTGGAGCGGCGCAGCCTGTGATCGTATAGAAATTTTACCTCAATCCGGCTCAGACAGGCGCTATTTTCGTATCCATGCCTCCAAAGGGACTGCCATTGCCACCCATGGCCACAACATTCCCGAAAACGAAACCTTCCTGTATTTCTCCCAACACTTTTATAACCAGCAGCTTCCGGTACCGGAGATTTATGCCCTGGGCGAAGATAAAACCATCTACCTGCAGCAGGACCTTGGCGATGTGTCGTTATTGAACCGCCTCGAGGCCGAAGGTTTTACCGAAAACATATATGATCTTTTCAAAAAAAGCCTGCATCAGCTGGCCCTGTTACAGATAAAAGGCCATCAGGGGCTCGATTATACCCGCTGCCTTACCAACCAGGAATTTGGTAAACAGGCTATTATGGCCGACCTGCTGTACTTCAAATACTATTTTCTGGACGCATTGCGTAAGCCATACGACAAGCAAAAGCTGATCGACGATTTTGAAGCGTTGAGCACTTACCTCACGCACACCGAATATAAATACTTCATGTTCCGCGACTTTCAAAGCCGCAACATCCTGGTGTCGCCCGGTGATGCGGTACACTTTATCGATTACCAGGGCGGCATGCAGGGCGCCCCGCAATATGACGTGGCCAGTATGATCTGGCAGGCGCGCGCCAACCTTCCTGATGACTGGAAAGACAGTCTGCTGAACGATTACATCGACTCCTTTGAACAAATAGTAAATGAGCAGGTTAACCGCGATCTGTTCAAAAGCCAGTATAATGGATATGTACTCATCAGGCTGTTACAGGTATTGGGTGCCTATGGTTTCAGAGGGTTATTTGAACGCAAAGCACAATTCCTTACCAGCATACCACAGGCGTTAAAAAACCTGCGCTCGTTTATCAACGACCAAAGCCTGGGCATTGCCGTTCCGGAATTCAGCAAAGTGTTACAGATGTGTGTAAGTGACGAGATCATAGACAGGTTCACCCCACTGGTAGCGGATGAAGAAACCCCGCTGGTGGTGAAAGTGCATAGTTTTTCCTACAAGAAAGGCATTCCACAGGATTCCTCCGGCAACGGTGGTGGCTATGTATTCGACTGCCGTGGTATTTTAAATCCCGGACGTATAGAACAATTCAAATCCCAAACGGGTCGCGATAAAGGCGTAAAGGATTACCTGGAACAGCAAACCCGCATGACGGAGTTTCTGAACAGCGTATTCGACATTGTTGACATTTCGGTGGAAGACTACATTCGCCGTGGTTTTGAAAGCCTTAGCGTAAACTTTGGCTGTACCGGGGGCCAGCACCGTAGTGTATACGCAGCCGACGCCCTGGCCCGCCATCTGCGCAATAAGTTCAAGGTAAAAGTTGAATTGAAGCATGTGGAGCAGGAAGCAAAAAACTGGGTGAATGGATAG
- a CDS encoding lysophospholipid acyltransferase family protein produces the protein MYYLVYGLLYLLSLLPLRVLYILSDGLYVLVYHVFGYRRQVVMDNLQLVFPEKTQAERKKIAKKFYHNFIDSFIETIKMVSASDSYIAKRVSGNWELLNDLYKTGRSCQIHLGHTFNWEWANLVGAKAMNYTFLGVYMPIKNQAFDRLFKKLRAKSGSVLIPATEMRKNMIQWRHQQYCIGLVADQAPSNPDKCFWLNFFGKITPFVNGPETGAHAGNIPVVFANIEKPRRGHYKVVLTLAEDQPASLSKGQLTLRYARYLENVIRQQPDMWLWSHRRWKREWKEEYSKLVVHD, from the coding sequence ATGTATTACTTAGTCTACGGTTTATTGTACCTGTTGTCGTTGTTACCCCTGCGTGTATTATATATTCTGTCTGATGGATTATATGTTTTGGTGTACCACGTGTTTGGTTACCGCCGCCAGGTGGTAATGGATAACCTGCAACTGGTATTTCCTGAGAAAACGCAGGCTGAACGCAAAAAGATAGCAAAGAAATTCTACCACAATTTTATTGACTCCTTTATTGAAACCATCAAAATGGTTTCGGCCAGCGACAGTTATATTGCCAAACGGGTAAGCGGGAACTGGGAACTGTTGAATGACCTGTACAAAACCGGGCGCAGCTGCCAGATCCATCTGGGCCACACCTTTAACTGGGAATGGGCCAACCTGGTGGGCGCTAAAGCAATGAACTATACTTTTTTGGGTGTGTATATGCCCATTAAGAATCAGGCGTTTGATCGCCTGTTTAAAAAGCTCCGGGCAAAATCAGGCTCTGTTTTGATACCCGCCACAGAAATGCGCAAAAACATGATACAGTGGCGGCATCAGCAATATTGCATTGGACTGGTGGCAGACCAGGCACCATCAAACCCCGACAAATGTTTCTGGCTGAACTTTTTCGGAAAGATCACCCCGTTTGTTAACGGTCCCGAAACCGGAGCACATGCCGGTAACATTCCCGTTGTATTTGCCAATATTGAAAAACCACGCCGTGGCCATTACAAAGTTGTATTAACACTGGCCGAAGATCAACCCGCCAGCCTCTCCAAAGGACAACTCACACTGCGATACGCCCGTTACCTTGAAAATGTGATCCGCCAACAACCCGATATGTGGTTGTGGAGCCACCGTCGCTGGAAACGGGAATGGAAGGAAGAATACAGCAAGCTGGTGGTTCATGATTAA
- a CDS encoding nucleotidyltransferase family protein, translating to MDNLQGMIFAAGLGTRFKPWTDKHPKALALVHGKSLLQHNIEYLQQYGISNVVVNVHHFANQIVEALDKNKGWGSTITISDETEEVLETGGGIKKAAHLFTADTIVIINVDILTDLDLEKMIAFHQQEHPVSTLAVTSRTTSRYFLFDEANTLCGWRNTKTGEEKIARPTATYIPKAFSGIHVISKQLLSLIERQGKFSMVDVYLDLARTHSIKGFDHSGSRFIDVGKPDSVAQAEMLFSK from the coding sequence ATGGACAATCTGCAAGGTATGATCTTCGCTGCCGGTTTGGGTACCCGGTTCAAACCCTGGACCGACAAACATCCCAAGGCATTGGCGCTGGTGCATGGTAAAAGCCTGTTGCAACACAATATTGAATACCTGCAACAATACGGCATTTCCAATGTAGTGGTGAATGTGCATCATTTTGCCAACCAGATTGTTGAAGCCCTTGACAAAAACAAAGGCTGGGGCAGCACCATTACCATCAGCGATGAAACGGAGGAAGTGCTGGAAACCGGTGGCGGCATCAAAAAAGCAGCGCACTTATTTACTGCAGATACCATTGTTATTATCAACGTAGATATCTTAACCGATCTTGACCTGGAGAAAATGATTGCCTTTCACCAGCAGGAACACCCGGTTTCAACACTGGCAGTTACCAGCAGAACTACTTCCCGTTATTTCCTGTTCGATGAAGCCAACACCCTGTGTGGCTGGCGCAATACCAAAACCGGCGAAGAAAAAATTGCCCGTCCAACTGCAACGTACATCCCCAAAGCATTCAGCGGTATTCATGTCATCAGCAAACAATTGTTATCGTTGATTGAACGCCAAGGAAAATTCTCCATGGTTGATGTATACCTCGATCTTGCCAGAACCCATAGCATAAAAGGCTTCGATCACAGCGGCTCGCGGTTTATAGATGTAGGCAAACCCGATTCGGTAGCACAGGCGGAAATGTTATTCAGTAAATAA
- a CDS encoding ArsR/SmtB family transcription factor translates to MNVTTNYSMVLNADGGDGESVKVDFLNLKKAAMILRALNHKLRQQIVKLIDENKRLTVTEIYVRLRLEQSVASQHLAILRRAGIVKTDRDGKFIYYSVNSSRVAHIMKCVDDLNI, encoded by the coding sequence ATGAACGTAACAACCAATTACTCCATGGTCTTAAATGCAGATGGTGGGGATGGTGAATCGGTAAAAGTTGACTTCCTGAACCTGAAAAAGGCGGCGATGATACTTCGGGCCTTGAACCACAAGCTGCGTCAACAGATCGTTAAACTGATCGATGAGAACAAGCGTCTTACCGTGACGGAGATCTATGTACGTCTGCGGTTGGAACAGTCCGTTGCTTCCCAGCACCTCGCCATTTTACGTAGAGCAGGAATCGTGAAAACTGACCGGGATGGTAAATTCATTTACTATTCTGTTAACAGCTCACGGGTTGCTCATATCATGAAATGCGTGGACGACCTCAACATCTGA
- the nadB gene encoding L-aspartate oxidase: MQTDFLVIGSGIAGLTFALKAAQRFPDKKVLVITKTQADETNTKYAQGGIAGVWDFEKDSFDKHIEDTLISGDGLCNKQVVEIVVKEGVDRIQELIDWGARFDKESDGDYKLGKEGGHSEFRVLHHKDVTGREMERAMLEAAQNQPNIRIVNHCYVVDLLTQHHLGYLITKSTPHIECYGVYVLNLKTNQMEKILANITVLASGGNGQVYRSTTNPGIATGDGIAMVYRAKGRIENMEFIQFHPTALYELGVTGQSFLISEAVRGDGGILRNKNGEAFMERYDPRKDLAPRDIVARAIDSEMKISGTEYVYLDVTHIPTDKFIEHFPNIYEKCRSIGIDVAKQYIPVAPAAHYSCGGIKTDEWGRTSIKNLYAAGECASTGLHGANRLASNSLLEAMVFAHRSFVDAAEKIKSMEVSTDAQSIPDWKATGTTQPKEMILITQSLKELQQVMSDYVGIVRTNIRLERAAKRLDLLWEETESLYQTTALSPQLCELRNMITVGYLIVKCAQFRKESRGLHFNTDYPYKSTLVQNIVL; the protein is encoded by the coding sequence ATGCAAACTGATTTTCTTGTTATCGGCTCCGGTATAGCCGGATTGACCTTCGCACTAAAGGCGGCTCAACGTTTCCCTGATAAAAAGGTGCTTGTGATTACCAAAACACAGGCAGATGAAACCAATACCAAATACGCACAGGGTGGTATTGCCGGTGTATGGGATTTTGAAAAAGACAGCTTCGACAAACATATTGAAGACACGCTTATTTCCGGTGACGGCCTGTGTAATAAACAGGTGGTTGAAATTGTAGTGAAGGAAGGCGTTGATCGCATTCAGGAACTGATTGACTGGGGCGCCCGGTTCGATAAAGAATCTGATGGCGATTATAAACTAGGTAAAGAAGGCGGTCACAGCGAATTTCGCGTACTGCATCATAAAGATGTTACGGGCAGGGAAATGGAACGGGCCATGTTGGAAGCCGCCCAGAACCAGCCCAATATCAGGATCGTAAATCATTGCTACGTGGTTGATCTGCTTACCCAACACCACCTGGGTTACCTGATCACCAAATCAACTCCCCATATTGAATGTTATGGTGTGTATGTGCTGAACCTGAAAACAAACCAGATGGAAAAGATCCTGGCCAACATCACAGTTTTGGCCAGTGGCGGCAACGGACAGGTTTATCGCTCCACCACCAACCCCGGCATTGCAACCGGCGATGGCATTGCCATGGTATACCGCGCCAAAGGCCGCATCGAGAACATGGAATTCATCCAGTTTCATCCTACTGCTTTGTATGAATTAGGAGTAACCGGACAGTCATTTCTGATCTCAGAAGCCGTTCGTGGCGATGGCGGTATTTTGCGTAATAAGAATGGCGAAGCCTTTATGGAGCGCTATGATCCGCGAAAAGACCTGGCGCCCCGCGATATTGTAGCCCGCGCCATAGATAGTGAAATGAAGATCAGCGGTACCGAGTATGTGTACCTCGACGTTACCCATATCCCCACCGATAAATTCATTGAGCATTTCCCTAACATTTATGAGAAATGCCGGTCTATTGGCATCGATGTAGCTAAACAATACATACCCGTGGCGCCTGCCGCACACTATAGCTGTGGCGGCATCAAGACCGATGAATGGGGCCGCACTTCCATTAAAAATTTATACGCCGCCGGCGAATGCGCCAGCACCGGTTTACACGGCGCCAACCGGTTGGCGAGTAACTCTTTGCTGGAAGCGATGGTATTTGCCCATCGCAGCTTTGTAGATGCGGCTGAGAAAATAAAATCAATGGAAGTGTCCACTGACGCCCAATCAATCCCAGATTGGAAAGCAACCGGCACTACACAGCCAAAGGAAATGATCCTTATTACCCAAAGTTTGAAAGAACTGCAGCAGGTAATGAGTGATTATGTAGGTATTGTGCGCACCAACATCAGGTTGGAACGGGCGGCCAAACGCCTCGACCTGTTGTGGGAAGAAACAGAATCCCTGTATCAAACAACCGCCCTGTCGCCCCAGTTGTGCGAACTGCGTAATATGATCACCGTTGGTTACCTGATCGTAAAATGCGCCCAGTTCCGCAAAGAAAGCCGTGGATTGCATTTTAATACTGACTATCCGTACAAGAGTACGCTGGTACAGAATATTGTTTTATAA
- a CDS encoding bifunctional YncE family protein/alkaline phosphatase family protein — MSKIPFAALFISLVSASVAIAQPTPYNANTHERVTLSNGWHLSPAGRSLPLGDLPLNLVVSPSKKYLAVTNNGQSVQSIQLIDAKTEQVLHSEVIPKSWYGLKFSADEKYLYASGGNDNWIMQYAITGKKLVAADSIRLGDKWPTKIAPAGIEIDDAKKLMYVVTREDNSLYIVDLATKKVVQRIPLSAEAYTCQLSPNKNELYISLWGGDKVVVFNTTNKSITDSITVGDNPNELCLTKNGKRLFVANANDNSVSVIDVAQRKVIETFNTALYPNAPNGSTTNGLALSANEKTLYIANADNNCLAVFDVSKPVASSSKGFIPTGWYPTNVKVIGKKIYVANGKGFSSFANPDGPKPVKTQEEVNYQQGDSKKPTAVQYIAGLFKGTLSIIDEPTEQQMSSYSKMVYDNTPYNKEKELTTLGEPGNPIPMKTGDASPIKYVFYVIKENRTYDQVLGDITTGNGDPKLVLFGEKVTPNLHALAKEFVLLDNFYVDGEVSADGHNWTMGGYATDYLEKTWPTSYGGRGGTYSAEGNREIANNKKGFFWDHCNRAGVSYRTYGEFADNYKPNIPVLKDHLCTSYTGWDLATRDTVRFYQWKKDFDSLLTNNQLPHFNTVRFGNDHTEGLRKGRPSPYAHVADNDLAVGMFIEYLSKSPIWKECAVFVIEDDAQNGADHVDAHRSTAYVAGGLVKRRYIDHTMYSTSSMLRTMELILGIPPMSQYDAAATPMFRCFTTTANLTPFQSLPANIDLNEKNVAQNKWQQKSEAFNLKKEDAVPDLEFNIVLWHGLKGDNTPFPGPKRAAFVKLTKEAEDDDD; from the coding sequence ATGAGCAAAATCCCTTTCGCAGCACTTTTTATTTCGCTGGTTAGCGCCTCTGTAGCAATCGCACAACCAACTCCCTATAATGCCAATACGCATGAACGGGTTACACTTTCCAACGGGTGGCATTTAAGCCCTGCCGGACGGTCGTTACCGCTGGGCGATCTGCCCCTGAACCTGGTTGTTTCTCCTTCAAAAAAATATTTAGCAGTTACCAACAATGGCCAAAGCGTGCAATCGATCCAACTCATCGATGCAAAAACCGAACAGGTACTGCACAGCGAAGTAATTCCCAAAAGCTGGTATGGTTTGAAGTTTTCTGCCGATGAAAAATACCTGTATGCATCGGGTGGCAACGACAACTGGATCATGCAATATGCCATCACCGGTAAAAAACTGGTAGCTGCTGACAGCATCAGGCTGGGCGACAAATGGCCAACGAAAATTGCACCTGCGGGCATTGAAATCGACGATGCAAAGAAACTGATGTACGTGGTTACCCGTGAAGATAATAGCCTTTATATAGTTGACCTGGCTACAAAGAAAGTAGTACAACGGATACCATTATCAGCCGAGGCCTATACCTGCCAGTTATCGCCCAATAAAAACGAACTGTACATCTCCCTGTGGGGTGGCGATAAAGTGGTTGTGTTCAACACCACTAACAAGTCAATTACCGACTCTATAACGGTGGGCGACAATCCCAACGAATTATGTCTTACCAAAAACGGGAAACGGCTGTTTGTTGCCAATGCCAACGACAACTCGGTATCGGTGATCGATGTAGCACAACGTAAAGTAATTGAAACTTTCAACACAGCCTTATATCCCAATGCACCCAATGGTTCAACCACCAATGGCCTGGCATTAAGCGCCAATGAAAAAACATTGTACATCGCCAATGCCGATAATAACTGCTTGGCAGTATTTGATGTAAGCAAACCAGTTGCCAGTTCGTCAAAAGGATTTATCCCTACCGGCTGGTATCCTACCAATGTAAAAGTGATTGGCAAAAAAATATATGTGGCCAATGGCAAAGGCTTTTCTTCTTTTGCCAACCCCGATGGTCCCAAGCCGGTTAAAACACAGGAAGAAGTGAACTATCAACAGGGCGATAGCAAAAAGCCCACCGCAGTACAATACATTGCCGGTTTGTTCAAAGGCACGTTGAGCATTATTGACGAGCCCACAGAACAACAAATGAGCAGCTATTCAAAAATGGTGTACGACAATACGCCTTACAATAAAGAAAAAGAACTGACAACACTGGGCGAACCGGGCAACCCCATTCCCATGAAAACAGGTGACGCCTCTCCCATTAAATATGTCTTTTACGTAATTAAGGAAAACCGCACCTACGACCAGGTGCTGGGCGATATCACCACCGGCAATGGCGATCCCAAACTGGTTTTGTTTGGTGAAAAAGTAACTCCCAACCTGCATGCCCTTGCAAAAGAGTTTGTGTTGCTGGATAATTTTTATGTTGATGGTGAAGTAAGCGCCGACGGCCACAACTGGACCATGGGTGGTTATGCAACCGACTACCTGGAAAAAACCTGGCCTACCAGCTATGGCGGCCGCGGTGGTACTTATTCGGCTGAGGGCAACCGCGAGATTGCCAATAATAAAAAAGGCTTTTTTTGGGACCATTGCAACCGCGCCGGCGTAAGCTATCGTACCTATGGTGAATTTGCCGATAATTATAAACCCAACATCCCGGTTTTAAAAGATCATTTATGTACCTCTTATACCGGTTGGGACCTGGCTACCCGCGATACCGTTCGCTTTTACCAATGGAAAAAAGATTTTGATTCCCTCTTAACCAATAATCAACTGCCCCACTTTAATACGGTTCGTTTTGGTAACGACCATACCGAAGGCTTACGCAAAGGCCGGCCTTCTCCCTATGCCCATGTGGCCGATAACGACCTGGCAGTTGGCATGTTTATAGAATACCTGAGCAAAAGCCCCATCTGGAAAGAGTGCGCCGTATTTGTAATTGAAGACGATGCACAAAATGGCGCCGACCATGTGGATGCGCATCGCAGTACCGCTTATGTGGCGGGTGGTTTGGTAAAACGCCGCTATATTGACCATACCATGTATTCTACCTCGTCCATGTTACGCACTATGGAGCTGATCCTGGGCATCCCGCCGATGAGCCAGTACGATGCGGCCGCCACGCCAATGTTCCGTTGTTTTACCACCACAGCCAACCTGACCCCGTTTCAGTCATTGCCCGCCAATATTGACCTGAACGAGAAAAACGTGGCCCAAAATAAATGGCAGCAAAAATCTGAAGCATTTAACCTGAAAAAGGAAGATGCCGTACCCGACCTGGAATTCAATATTGTATTATGGCATGGCCTCAAAGGCGACAATACTCCTTTTCCCGGTCCCAAACGGGCGGCTTTTGTAAAGCTGACTAAAGAGGCTGAAGATGATGACGATTAA